tttcacCCCAAATTTATCCCCAGAGGGGAAATTGTAATTATTCATaggcagtaaaaaataaaatgtttcgaGTATGAGTACAAGTATGAGCCTTATTGTGTTTAAACTGTATACAATATATTTCCAAACAATTATAGATATCCAACACCATACTTTGAACCAAACCACATCTCACATAAACTGCTCTCCATTTCACGACCAAGACAAATCTCACTCGCTTGCTGTGGAATCTTTTCAATCCCCACCCAAACCACGAGCAGCAAGATGTATCgcgaaaataattttttttcttacagtggAAGCCTGTATACCCAACAATGGCACAGCACGTCTGACAGTTATGCAGGGCACAACCACCAAAAAGCTCTGCTGTCTTGTTCCACCGCCAAGCCATAATAACAGCAATACGGTTGGGGAGGCTCGTTAACCTTAATCTCAGAATTACACTGTGGCACCAGGGGGAGTAGGACGTGTTGTGTTATGTGCTTGTACATAGGAGCCTGAAATAAACGCAGAGAGCAAGAGTGGTAGTTCATGCAGTTCACACAGTGCTGTATGGAGCCTTTTTACCTGCGGGCTAAAACCACAGTAGGCTACCACTGTTCACTTTTTGAAGCAAGATTCCTTAGCCTCTTCCTCCCCCGTGTGGTTAGAATGCATTACTGCAACGGCCAAGAAAGCAGAATAAGAACAgttcctgcaaaaaaaacaaaatatgaccCTCAAATGTCTGTGCAAGTCATAGCTGTATTTAGACTAGGCGATGAATTGTCATCATTCGGACTATTAGCTCCAATCATGATTCACCATGGAGATATAAATTGGTTTAATCAGAGGTCTGACAAGCATGTAAATCAATTACAGCTGTTCATAATTCAATGtgggagataaaaaaaaaaagagtcaaactTGAAGTTGATTTTTTGTTTCCAAAATTGGGGGAAATTCAAGTTAGTTAATTCTAGAGGGAAATAAAGTGATTGTTTTGAATGCCCAGAAGTGAGTTTAAAGTGATattcatgttgttgttttttaccctATGCCCCAGGATACAGTAGCCATGTTGTGATAATGGTTTATACTAGATTTATAATAGGCTACCTTAACGTTGTGTAATATTTGAACAAAATCCTTGAAATATTTAACCACCAAATTCTATTTTTCTCTAGTAGGCTACTGTAATTTCGGTAAACCTCATAGCTCAACTATAATTGTATCTATAATGATTTAAGTTATTCTTAAGGGAAAACAAGAAACTGTAATGTAACTACGCCACATTATTGGCCATGCCCCTACTTGcttagaaaaatgaaaacacatttttatgatcAGGGGAAGAAAGAATCGCACAATTCAAAGATTTCTTCATAGTGCTCGTTTTCTTTTTTCGTTTTGACAGACaggaacaaacatgaaaacatggaGGTGGTGCGTGTTGCACCATATGGGGTTTTCCTAAGAAGAAGTCTTGAATTATGAAGCACTCTCTCACGCCCATTCCGTCAATTTAACGATATTTTACAGCTGCTGAGGCAGTCAGTGTTCGCTTCCTGAGAGGACAACAAGCAGTCTGGTGAGTTACaagcatagactgttaatattaacattattaatattatatatatatatatatatatatatatatatatatatatatatatatatatatatatatatatatatatatatatatatatatattattaatattaacagtataTGGTTACAAacctacattttttatttgtttcttcttttattctcttctttgattttctgaATTAGGTAGATAATTATCTCAGAGATTATATTAATTATCCCTATCTGAGATAGTTTTTTCTCTCATCATGAAGCTCTCTTCATGAAGTAGCATACGTTTGCTGCTGTGAATGTGCAATAGATAGAtacaaatagacagacagattttcataaaataagaatgaaatgatttaagCATGCAATAGCCTCAGCAAGGAACTAAGTGAGTGCTCTGTACGCCTGTCTATGGAGCAGCTGTTTCTGTGCTTTTCTGAGATTGTTATCCAATTAATTCAGAAAAACATGGCAAATTAAATCAAGCCTGTTTTAAACTGTGAAGCTGATTTGGACAAAATGAAACAGCCTTTAAACTCACAAATGAGCTGCGACTTGAATTTTATCCATTCATTAATAAATTAGACGATGCACCTCTCAGAAAAGCCACCACTGGGAGGACGTACTTTTAATAATTACCTGCTACTAATGACCTGTTTACTTTTTGTTGAAAGAAATagtggacaaaataatagaaacagtACAATTCAACTGCACAGCCTCCACGTTTTAAAGAAGGAGGTATGCTTTATTAACCCTGCAATGGGGAATTCAGTTGTTCActatcttgtttttttgggcggacacacacgcacacacacacacacacacacacacacacacacacacacacacacacacacacacacacacacacacacacacacacacacacacacttaaagaaCCACCAGAATGCTTTACACTGATGTTGATGTGTTTTGTCTCCCACAGACAGAAATGCTGGCCTCAACTACAGAACAAGTCGCCGTAACAGCGATCTCTGGTCTGGGATCTTCAGCCGGTAATAGCTCAACCTTCCTTGACTCCAAGTTTCGTTACACCCTCTTCTCGGTTGTCTATGGCATCATCTTCATCCTGGGCCTCTTCGCTAACCTCTACGTGCTGTTTGTCCTGCGCTGCCTCCGTGAAGCCAAGGCCATGGGCGAAATCCGCATCTACATGACAAACTTGACCATCGCTGATCTCCTTTTTGTCTGTGCCCTTCCCTTCTGGGTTGGCTATTACAGTCAGCATGGTAACTGGGTCTACACAGACTTCATGTGCCGGCTGACCGGCTCGATGTTCTTCATCAACACCTACTGCTCCATCCTCTTCCTCGGGGCCATCAGCGTCAACCGATACTGGGCAGTCACCCGGCCCCTGGATGCGGCCTCTTCAAACCACAGACGTCGTGGGATCATCGTGTGCGTTGTCATTTGGGTGTTTACCGTGGCGTTGGCTATTCCATTTCTGGCATCTCCAGGGACCAACACTGATGAGAATGTCACTCGCTGTTTTGAGGGGTACCAGACTCAAACTGATATCTATAAGAAAACAATGGCTGCCACTCATTTTACAataattgtaatgttttttgttgtcttttttctgGTCGTGGTGTGTAATTTCCTTATTGCTCAAGCGTTACTTTCTCAAAATCCTCCTCAGTCAGAGTTCCGGTCTGCAACGATTATATCAAGAAAGTCCAACGGGACCATGTCCTCATCAACTAAAAGGCCCAGGGGGGTGAAACGGAGAGCTCTGCAGATGTTGTTAGCAGTGGTGGGAGTGTTTGTTCTGTCTTTCCTGCCCCACCATGTCATTCAAGTCTTCTGGACACTGGCGGTGTTGCAGATCACACAGGGCTGGGGCCACGTAGACTGGGACCAGAAGACTCGTCAGGCACTCAACGACGTACATCAGTTCACTTTGCTTCTTATGGGCCTCAACTGCATTTTGGATCCTGTAGTTTACTATTTCGCCACAAGGAAGTTTAGAGGGTTCATCATGGCCCACATTAAAAAGGTAGTAAGGGGAGAGGGGTGCTCCCAGACGCTCACCTCGCAGCTCTCCATGGAGAGCAGGAATAACTCCAGGGACTGCCAGGGACTCAATAGGGAGCCCCAACAGCCGGCAATGGATCGATAGGAAAATGTgtaatatttgtaaaaaaatttAGATATCCGTCACTTGTGTGACATTCATGTTGCCACTGATTCAATATTAGATGACAtgcagtattttgtttttgtttttgcacctCCAGAACTATAAGCAGTTTTTCCTGGTAATGTAATTTAGCGTTGGTGACTCCACACCCTCTGAATTGAATGTGACCTCAGAATTGCAATAGTCATCCTGCTCTTCCTGTGTGAAGTACGAGCTGAAAAGCAGATGTTTTGTAAGCAGAAGTACATCAAAAAATCGACAATGGCTCTGAAAATTCTGCAGCAGGATACTTTAATCGGTAAAATGAAACCAGACACATTATTTAAATCCTCCCACAGGTGTTGTTCTGCACAATGTGGGGCACTAAACACAATAGAGAAGTCACATCTATATACAGAGCCTAGTCATCTATTTTGGGTGTTAAGAGTGGAGATTCTCTataaattacacacacaactTAGTAGGTGTACTCGCCACACCTGACATATCAGTATTCGGTATTGTGAAATGAGGGAAACAGTAATGCTTGAGCTATGTTTCCCCTTTGGCATCCAATATTGTGACATTGCATATGTCTCATGGTAAAAATCCCATGATTCACATGATTCATGTGACAAAGAAACCCAACACGTATTAATATTCACCCATCTACTGTGTTTTTTATGTACTGTCAGATTACTTGCTGTTGCATAACAGATGTATGAAGCATTTTTATTCAGTGGAACACTTTTCATTATCTTGTATGGTACTCAAAAGTTTGTGTAATGTTATTTTGATCTCCCAAAAGGAAAACATACTGGTTTTACTGCATACAGCCAATTCCTGTAATTACAATTGCATTTGTCTTTCATTTGCTGTATTGTGATGACTAAAGTAAATTAAAAAGTCAATTTCTGACATAGCAACAAGCTAAGATACATCTATCAATCTGtgtacacaaaaaaagaaaaagaaaacgcaGAGAAAAGTGCATGCAGTTTAAGACAGAAAATTATAGCAAACTACAGGTTTCATTAAAATGTAGAGTTTATGTAAAGAGTAAATGTAAAGTTTGGTGGGAACATTTTACCTAGTTAGAACTATAGATCTGCAGGTTTTACCACATTCAGATTGTGTTTaattttgtttgtg
This region of Sander vitreus isolate 19-12246 chromosome 20, sanVit1, whole genome shotgun sequence genomic DNA includes:
- the ptafr gene encoding platelet-activating factor receptor, giving the protein MLASTTEQVAVTAISGLGSSAGNSSTFLDSKFRYTLFSVVYGIIFILGLFANLYVLFVLRCLREAKAMGEIRIYMTNLTIADLLFVCALPFWVGYYSQHGNWVYTDFMCRLTGSMFFINTYCSILFLGAISVNRYWAVTRPLDAASSNHRRRGIIVCVVIWVFTVALAIPFLASPGTNTDENVTRCFEGYQTQTDIYKKTMAATHFTIIVMFFVVFFLVVVCNFLIAQALLSQNPPQSEFRSATIISRKSNGTMSSSTKRPRGVKRRALQMLLAVVGVFVLSFLPHHVIQVFWTLAVLQITQGWGHVDWDQKTRQALNDVHQFTLLLMGLNCILDPVVYYFATRKFRGFIMAHIKKVVRGEGCSQTLTSQLSMESRNNSRDCQGLNREPQQPAMDR